In a genomic window of Shouchella clausii:
- a CDS encoding UxaA family hydrolase, which translates to MDGLKIHPKDDVLIVLKEAAKGDVIRAGHQQLVLAEPVERGHKVALRDIRAGEPVLKYGFPIGIAKQAIATGEWVHTHNLKTGLDGKLAYQYKQSQNAATADADKGAPAFTFKGYVRKNGDVGIRNEIWILNTVGCINKTAELIARLAQQEHFANIDGVYHYPHPFGCSQLGDDLKSTQAILSSLVHHPNAAGVLVLGLGCENNYIDVFKEAVGPYDSERVKFLAVQEVEDELEEALQLVSEIAAVAKNDVRTEVPASTLKVGLKCGGSDGFSGITANPLVGAFSDRLIAQGGSTVLTEVPEMFGAETILMERAADETVFNGIVDMVNGFKDYFIRHGQPVYENPSPGNKKGGITTLEEKSLGCVQKGGFAPVADVVPYGGRIKKPGLTLVEGPGNDLVSVTALAASGAHIVLFTTGRGTPFGGPVPTVKLSTNTPLYERKKNWIDFNAGTLLDGKELGELADELFAYVLQIASGEKATHNERNGFKEIALFKDGVIL; encoded by the coding sequence GTGGACGGCTTAAAGATCCACCCAAAAGACGATGTCCTCATCGTGTTAAAAGAGGCAGCGAAAGGCGACGTCATTCGCGCAGGCCACCAGCAGCTCGTACTAGCAGAGCCAGTCGAACGTGGCCACAAAGTGGCACTCCGCGACATTCGCGCAGGCGAACCGGTGTTAAAATACGGCTTTCCGATTGGCATTGCCAAACAGGCGATTGCCACAGGGGAGTGGGTCCATACACACAACTTAAAGACGGGGCTAGACGGCAAGCTGGCGTATCAATACAAACAAAGCCAAAACGCGGCGACGGCAGACGCAGACAAAGGGGCACCCGCTTTTACGTTTAAAGGGTACGTCCGCAAAAACGGCGATGTCGGCATACGCAATGAAATTTGGATTTTAAATACGGTCGGCTGCATTAATAAGACGGCTGAGCTGATTGCCCGCCTCGCTCAACAAGAGCATTTTGCCAATATTGATGGCGTCTACCATTATCCACACCCTTTCGGCTGTTCCCAGCTTGGCGACGATTTAAAAAGCACGCAAGCAATCCTGAGCAGCTTAGTCCACCATCCGAATGCAGCAGGTGTGCTTGTGCTTGGCCTTGGCTGCGAAAACAACTACATTGACGTGTTTAAAGAGGCCGTTGGCCCTTATGACAGCGAACGCGTCAAGTTTCTCGCCGTGCAAGAAGTAGAAGACGAACTGGAGGAAGCGCTTCAGCTTGTTTCTGAAATTGCCGCTGTCGCGAAAAACGATGTGCGGACAGAAGTGCCCGCGTCAACATTAAAAGTTGGCTTAAAATGTGGAGGCTCTGACGGCTTTTCAGGGATTACAGCCAATCCACTTGTCGGCGCATTTTCCGATCGGCTCATTGCCCAAGGCGGGTCAACGGTGCTGACAGAAGTGCCTGAAATGTTCGGCGCAGAAACGATTTTGATGGAACGGGCCGCAGATGAAACGGTTTTTAATGGCATTGTCGATATGGTCAATGGCTTCAAAGACTATTTTATCCGCCATGGCCAGCCTGTTTATGAAAACCCTTCCCCAGGCAACAAAAAAGGCGGCATTACCACGTTGGAAGAAAAGTCACTCGGGTGTGTGCAAAAAGGCGGTTTTGCGCCAGTAGCCGATGTCGTTCCTTACGGCGGCAGAATCAAGAAGCCAGGGCTGACACTCGTGGAAGGACCAGGGAATGACCTTGTATCCGTCACTGCCCTTGCTGCTTCAGGGGCCCATATCGTCTTGTTTACAACAGGACGGGGCACACCGTTTGGCGGCCCTGTTCCAACTGTCAAGCTGTCGACGAATACGCCTTTGTATGAACGGAAGAAAAACTGGATTGACTTTAATGCAGGCACACTTCTTGACGGAAAAGAGCTTGGCGAACTAGCAGACGAACTATTTGCCTATGTGCTGCAAATCGCCTCAGGGGAAAAGGCGACTCACAATGAACGGAATGGGTTTAAAGAAATCGCCCTGTTCAAAGATGGCGTCATTTTATAA
- a CDS encoding Gfo/Idh/MocA family protein, which yields MERVVICGLSNRALKMFVEPLIARFHQDNEIVALLDIDPKRYEVCLQTYPTLANATFYRPDQFEQMVKETNATMAVVASRDDTHVDYILRGLALGLNVISEKPMVTTSEDARRVLEAEKASKGKVTVAFNYRYNPYHIKIKELIQSGRIGRITSIDLNWYIDTYHGSSYFKRWNRNRAFSGGLSVHKSTHHFDLVNWWISQRPQEVFAFGDLHYYGANSELNPRRENGRHCGTCSDQQNCSYYRRWFGRSQSKQIKDDHLMAGQDLGAYTGYRPDACVFDEEIEIEDTYVANVRYDGGALLSYSINFSLPYEGYRLAINGTNGRIETQEYHAPSRTPFPVPEQTIDLFPLFGAKETIHVVQKEGGHGGGDPVIQEDLFLGEDPTRPFDVLAGAEAGALSVAVGEAVWKSAKRGAPIRIDNLLANKEEV from the coding sequence ATGGAAAGAGTCGTGATTTGCGGCCTGAGCAACAGGGCGCTTAAGATGTTTGTAGAACCGCTTATTGCTCGTTTTCACCAAGACAATGAGATTGTTGCTTTGCTTGATATTGACCCGAAACGGTATGAGGTTTGTTTGCAAACGTATCCTACACTTGCCAATGCCACGTTTTACCGGCCCGACCAATTTGAACAAATGGTCAAAGAAACGAACGCGACGATGGCCGTTGTCGCAAGCCGCGACGATACACATGTGGATTACATTTTACGCGGCTTGGCGTTAGGGCTCAACGTGATTAGCGAGAAGCCGATGGTGACAACAAGCGAAGATGCGAGGCGTGTCCTCGAAGCGGAAAAGGCGAGCAAAGGAAAGGTCACTGTCGCGTTTAACTATCGTTACAACCCGTACCACATCAAAATTAAGGAATTAATCCAATCAGGGCGAATTGGCCGTATAACGTCGATTGACTTAAATTGGTATATCGATACGTACCACGGATCGAGTTACTTTAAACGCTGGAACCGAAACCGTGCTTTTTCTGGCGGTTTGTCTGTCCATAAGTCGACGCACCACTTTGACCTCGTTAATTGGTGGATTAGCCAGCGCCCCCAAGAAGTGTTTGCCTTTGGCGACCTGCACTATTACGGGGCAAACAGCGAATTAAACCCACGGCGGGAAAATGGCCGCCATTGCGGGACGTGCAGCGATCAGCAAAATTGTTCGTATTACAGGCGCTGGTTTGGCCGCAGCCAATCGAAGCAAATAAAAGACGACCATTTAATGGCAGGGCAGGACCTTGGCGCGTACACAGGCTATCGTCCCGACGCCTGTGTGTTTGACGAAGAAATTGAAATTGAAGATACGTATGTCGCTAATGTCCGCTACGATGGCGGTGCATTGCTCAGTTATTCGATCAACTTCTCGCTTCCGTATGAAGGCTACCGCCTGGCGATCAATGGCACAAACGGGCGAATTGAGACGCAGGAATACCATGCGCCGTCGCGGACGCCATTCCCTGTGCCAGAACAAACGATTGACTTGTTTCCGCTATTCGGAGCGAAAGAAACGATTCACGTCGTCCAAAAAGAGGGCGGCCATGGCGGCGGCGACCCGGTGATCCAAGAAGACTTGTTTTTAGGCGAAGATCCTACGCGGCCATTCGACGTCCTCGCCGGGGCCGAAGCAGGCGCGCTCTCGGTCGCTGTCGGGGAAGCGGTGTGGAAGTCGGCCAAAAGGGGCGCTCCGATTCGAATTGACAACTTACTCGCCAATAAAGAGGAGGTATAG
- a CDS encoding YesL family protein has translation MELTGIWGSFYRVSVFISKLAYGNALWLGFTVLGLGLFGAAPATVALFAVTRGWVNGKWEEVPVFKTFWQTYKQEFWRANGAALALFLVGFLLYWNFTLFAGPGLAMMVVRGLLLIVSVLYGSMLLLYFPTYVGFDLKGLNRVRAALLISCGHPLHLILLGASLYGLQFLFMSMPGLILFFGAASVVYVISWVAERIFRSMKRLQLSQQKASLEKEPEGVSNGKSRDLRPEQQGA, from the coding sequence GTGGAGTTAACGGGAATTTGGGGTAGCTTTTACCGTGTATCTGTATTTATTTCCAAACTGGCTTATGGAAACGCTCTCTGGCTCGGTTTTACGGTGCTCGGGCTTGGCTTGTTCGGCGCAGCTCCAGCGACGGTCGCTTTGTTTGCCGTCACCCGGGGATGGGTGAACGGCAAATGGGAAGAGGTGCCTGTGTTCAAAACGTTTTGGCAAACGTACAAACAGGAATTTTGGCGCGCCAACGGCGCAGCGCTTGCTTTGTTTCTTGTCGGTTTTCTCCTGTACTGGAATTTTACGCTGTTTGCTGGCCCTGGGCTCGCGATGATGGTCGTTCGCGGCTTATTGCTGATTGTGTCGGTGCTGTACGGCAGCATGCTGCTGCTCTATTTCCCTACGTATGTCGGTTTTGATTTAAAAGGCTTGAACCGTGTCCGCGCTGCATTGCTCATTAGTTGCGGCCATCCTTTGCATTTGATTTTGTTAGGCGCCTCCTTGTACGGCCTGCAATTTTTGTTTATGTCGATGCCAGGTTTGATTTTGTTTTTTGGCGCAGCAAGTGTCGTTTATGTGATTTCTTGGGTAGCCGAGCGGATTTTCCGCTCGATGAAACGGTTACAGCTTTCTCAGCAAAAGGCTTCATTAGAAAAGGAGCCAGAAGGAGTGTCAAATGGAAAGAGTCGTGATTTGCGGCCTGAGCAACAGGGCGCTTAA